In Sparus aurata chromosome 2, fSpaAur1.1, whole genome shotgun sequence, a single genomic region encodes these proteins:
- the dusp14 gene encoding dual specificity protein phosphatase 14 has protein sequence MGSRSQGFFHHHHHHRSSMVPTAVPRLLPESSSLLGGIAQITPNLFLSRGNVASNRSLLLSKGITCVVNATIELPNFNWPHMEYVKVPLADMPHSPISLYFDSVADKIHSVGRKRGAVLVHCAAGVSRSASLCLAYLMKYHRVSLAEAHAWVKARRPVIRPNGGFWRQLIEYERKLFGRNSVKMVQTPYGVIPDVYDRDRRSLAPYWGL, from the coding sequence ATGGGTTCCCGCAGCCAAGGCTTCttccatcaccaccaccaccaccgtaGCTCCATGGTGCCCACCGCGGTGCCGAGGCTGCTGCCTGAGAGCAGCAGCCTGCTGGGGGGCATCGCGCAAATCACCCCCAACCTCTTCCTCAGCAGAGGGAACGTGGCGTCCAACCGCAGCCTGCTGCTGTCCAAAGGCATCACCTGCGTGGTCAACGCCACCATCGAGCTCCCCAACTTCAACTGGCCTCACATGGAGTACGTGAAGGTCCCTTTGGCGGACATGCCTCACTCCCCCATCTCCTTGTATTTCGACAGCGTGGCCGATAAGATCCACAGCGTGGGACGGAAGCGAGGGGCGGTGCTGGTGCACTGTGCAGCTGGCGTGAGCCGCtcagcctctctgtgtctgGCGTATCTCATGAAGTACCACCGCGTGTCTCTGGCCGAGGCTCACGCCTGGGTCAAAGCCCGCCGCCCTGTCATCAGGCCCAATGGCGGCTTCTGGCGCCAGCTCATCGAGTACGAGAGGAAGCTGTTCGGTAGAAACTCTGTTAAGATGGTGCAGACACCCTACGGGGTCATACCTGATGTTTACGACAGGGACCGCAGGAGCCTGGCTCCGTACTGGGGCCTGTGA